One window of Chryseobacterium indologenes genomic DNA carries:
- the rpsC gene encoding 30S ribosomal protein S3, whose product MGQKTNPIGNRLGIIRGWDSNWFGGNDYGDRIAEDYKIRRYLEARLSKGGISKIYIERTLKLVTVTITTARPGLIIGKGGQEVDKLKEELKKLTGKDIQINIFEIKRPELDAVLVADSISKQIENRISYRRAVKMAMASTMRMGAEGIKVQISGRLNGAEMARSESFKEGRIPLSTFRADIDYHWAEAHTTYGRLGVKVWIMKGEVYGKRELSPLVGQQKKGGQSDRGNRGGDRDNRRPRKNNNNNNNN is encoded by the coding sequence ATGGGACAGAAGACAAATCCAATTGGTAATAGATTAGGTATCATCAGAGGATGGGATTCTAACTGGTTTGGTGGAAACGATTATGGAGACAGAATCGCTGAAGACTACAAAATCAGAAGATACCTTGAGGCTAGATTATCTAAAGGTGGTATTTCAAAAATTTATATCGAAAGAACACTTAAATTAGTAACAGTTACAATCACTACTGCTAGACCGGGACTTATCATCGGTAAAGGAGGTCAGGAAGTTGATAAATTGAAAGAAGAATTGAAGAAACTTACAGGTAAGGATATTCAAATCAACATCTTCGAAATCAAAAGACCTGAATTAGATGCTGTATTAGTTGCTGATAGTATTTCTAAGCAAATTGAAAACAGAATTTCTTACAGAAGAGCTGTTAAAATGGCAATGGCAAGTACTATGAGAATGGGTGCTGAAGGTATCAAAGTTCAAATCTCTGGTAGATTGAACGGAGCTGAAATGGCAAGATCAGAATCTTTCAAAGAAGGAAGAATTCCATTGTCAACTTTCAGAGCTGATATTGATTACCACTGGGCAGAAGCTCACACTACTTACGGTAGACTAGGAGTAAAAGTTTGGATCATGAAAGGTGAAGTTTACGGTAAAAGAGAACTTTCTCCACTAGTGGGACAACAGAAAAAAGGAGGTCAGTCAGACAGAGGAAACAGAGGAGGAGACAGAGACAACAGAAGACCTAGAAAAAACAACAACAATAACAATAATAATTAA
- the rplP gene encoding 50S ribosomal protein L16, giving the protein MLQPKRTKFRRVHKMKMKGNAQRGSQLAYGTFGIKATEGAWITARQIEAARIAATRYMKREGQLWIKIFPDKPITKKPAEVRMGKGKGAVEYWVAVVKPGKIMFEIGGVPYDIAKEALRLAAQKLPVVTKFIVANDFVKPL; this is encoded by the coding sequence ATGTTACAACCAAAAAGAACCAAATTCCGTAGAGTTCACAAGATGAAGATGAAGGGGAATGCCCAAAGAGGTAGTCAACTTGCTTACGGAACTTTTGGGATCAAAGCAACGGAAGGAGCTTGGATCACTGCAAGACAGATTGAAGCAGCTCGTATCGCTGCGACAAGATATATGAAGAGAGAAGGTCAACTATGGATCAAAATCTTCCCAGACAAGCCAATTACTAAAAAACCAGCGGAAGTACGTATGGGTAAAGGTAAGGGTGCTGTTGAATATTGGGTAGCTGTAGTAAAACCAGGTAAAATTATGTTCGAAATCGGAGGTGTACCTTACGATATCGCTAAGGAAGCTTTAAGACTTGCTGCACAAAAATTACCAGTAGTTACTAAATTCATCGTTGCTAACGATTTTGTTAAACCTCTATAA
- the rpmC gene encoding 50S ribosomal protein L29, producing the protein MKNADIKNLSAGDIQAQLTEAKAQYSKLKLAHAISPIENPIQIRDLRKTIARLNTELTNKQ; encoded by the coding sequence ATGAAAAATGCTGATATTAAAAATTTAAGCGCGGGTGATATTCAAGCTCAATTAACTGAAGCAAAAGCTCAATATTCTAAATTGAAATTAGCTCATGCAATCAGCCCAATTGAAAACCCGATTCAAATCAGAGATTTGAGAAAAACAATCGCAAGACTAAACACTGAGTTAACTAACAAACAATAA
- the rpsQ gene encoding 30S ribosomal protein S17, translated as MDRNLRKERIGVVSSNKMEKTIVVSETTRVKHPMYGKFVLKTKKYTAHDENNECTEGDTVLIQETRPLSKSKRWRLVRIIEKAK; from the coding sequence ATGGATAGAAATTTAAGAAAAGAAAGAATCGGAGTGGTTTCCAGCAATAAAATGGAAAAAACTATTGTTGTTAGTGAAACTACAAGAGTAAAGCACCCGATGTACGGTAAATTCGTTTTGAAAACGAAAAAATATACTGCACACGACGAGAACAACGAATGCACAGAAGGTGATACAGTTTTGATCCAAGAAACTAGACCTTTGAGCAAGAGCAAGAGATGGAGATTAGTAAGAATCATTGAAAAAGCTAAGTAA